Proteins encoded together in one Bradyrhizobium sp. PSBB068 window:
- a CDS encoding helix-turn-helix domain-containing protein translates to MPKLKRTDQDERATDFVEALDRGLRLLQVFGTVTGPATLSDLARAADLPRATARRILFTLAHGGFVTTDGKLFTLTPHVLTLAGSFLQSNQVVTVLQPVLDRIASAAQEIASLALLDGDDVVFVARSSPTRVFSAGLDIGYRLPAFCTSVGRAMLGRLDDAELAARLKAMRRDAVTPQTVTDPKKLLATIIADRAQGYSLVDREAEPHFRSISVPVRRYDGTIVAAINMGAHVDRVPAAQMIGSFLPQLREAATSVKPMLL, encoded by the coding sequence ATGCCCAAGCTGAAGCGGACCGACCAGGACGAGCGCGCCACCGACTTCGTCGAGGCGCTGGATCGCGGGCTTCGCCTGCTGCAGGTGTTCGGCACCGTCACCGGTCCGGCGACGCTGAGCGACCTCGCGCGTGCCGCCGATCTGCCGCGCGCCACCGCGCGCCGCATCCTGTTCACCTTGGCGCATGGCGGTTTTGTCACCACCGACGGCAAGCTGTTCACGCTGACCCCGCATGTGCTGACCTTGGCGGGCTCGTTCCTGCAATCCAACCAGGTGGTGACGGTGCTGCAGCCGGTGCTCGACCGAATCGCCTCCGCAGCGCAGGAGATTGCTTCGCTCGCGCTGCTCGACGGCGACGACGTCGTGTTCGTGGCGCGCTCCAGCCCGACGCGGGTGTTCTCCGCCGGTCTCGACATCGGCTACCGGCTGCCGGCGTTCTGCACCTCGGTCGGCCGCGCCATGCTCGGCCGGCTCGATGATGCCGAGCTTGCGGCGCGGCTGAAGGCGATGCGCCGCGATGCCGTGACGCCGCAGACCGTCACCGATCCGAAAAAACTGCTCGCGACGATCATCGCCGACCGCGCGCAGGGCTACTCGCTGGTCGACCGCGAGGCCGAGCCGCATTTCCGCTCGATCTCGGTGCCGGTGCGCCGCTACGACGGCACCATCGTCGCCGCCATCAACATGGGCGCGCATGTCGATCGCGTGCCGGCGGCTCAGATGATCGGAAGTTTTCTGCCGCAGTTGCGCGAGGCGGCAACTTCCGTCAAGCCGATGCTGCTGTGA